One part of the Sorangiineae bacterium MSr11954 genome encodes these proteins:
- a CDS encoding RNA polymerase sigma factor, producing the protein MGPSSVKSRARSGSPPDGEPERSDAELVALARARDPRAATWLWDRHFPAVRALLYRTLGPGWDVDDLVQEVFVGFFRNIDGLRDPSAVRSFLFGIALRVARSALRKRRVRRWLRLTGDGHVPDVASAAHDPSSRAALLRLYAVLGELADRDRLAFALRHGEGYELTEVAGALGCSLATAKRCLARADEHVLRRAREEPLLQSYITTRTASEVAPAPRPEEDPHAEP; encoded by the coding sequence ATGGGCCCGTCGTCCGTCAAGTCGCGCGCGCGCTCCGGCTCTCCGCCGGACGGTGAGCCCGAACGAAGCGACGCCGAGCTCGTTGCGCTCGCGCGCGCTCGGGATCCGCGGGCGGCCACATGGCTTTGGGACCGGCACTTCCCCGCGGTGCGCGCGCTGCTCTATCGCACGCTCGGCCCGGGCTGGGACGTGGACGATCTCGTACAAGAGGTGTTCGTCGGGTTCTTTCGCAACATCGACGGACTGCGCGATCCGTCCGCCGTGCGCTCGTTTCTCTTCGGCATTGCGCTGCGCGTGGCGCGCTCGGCGCTGCGCAAACGGCGCGTTCGGCGCTGGCTCCGGCTGACGGGCGACGGCCACGTGCCCGACGTGGCCTCGGCGGCGCACGATCCCTCGTCGCGCGCGGCGCTGCTTCGCCTCTATGCCGTGCTCGGGGAGCTCGCCGACCGCGATCGCCTGGCGTTCGCCTTGCGGCACGGCGAGGGCTACGAGCTGACCGAAGTGGCCGGCGCCCTCGGTTGCTCGCTGGCCACCGCCAAGCGCTGCCTCGCGCGCGCGGACGAACACGTGCTCCGCCGCGCCCGCGAAGAACCCCTTTTGCAGTCGTACATCACCACCCGCACTGCGAGCGAGGTCGCGCCGGCACCACGGCCCGAAGAGGATCCCCATGCCGAACCGTGA
- a CDS encoding protein kinase → MRRSHGTAPLFADRFAIEEEAGVGALGIVYRAVDRVTSGQVALKVIHPHRAPEIGRFVTEISVLAGIHHPAIIRYLSHGISIDDERFLVMEWLPGETLAKRLVHGPLSFVQVLTLAHRLAEGLDALHTSGIAHGDLKPSNVYLPSAPSSSGAASGSGSSGGGEGDRDRMMRRAVAQAKLLDFGLPVRDHTARAPDFKRAVRVDLFALGSVIVHALTGKPSPAPETMPSPSSELAPLLGRLLHPNPEERPESAADVRDELERILEAQPAALREPSWRSRRAPLGVGDALGFEHEPMASMPPVVKTLSSAPSAPTTGSRARHEGPRVSVAPNMEVDPKSAEAEALAATERAVLPPHAHEKDGAASSAPSSRISQESERGLRAGMTFAGRYLLQARVGVGGMGELFRAFDTRLRRSVALKVLHRERALHAPTESSARILREARAAAALSHANVVAIHDVGEHEGVPFIAMEYVEGQSLRAFVGTSYPPFETRLGWMIDVARALAAAHEKGLVHRDIKPDNVMIRDDGTVKVLDFGIARYREGPADIELPHAGSDDETSDLAMTNTRVVGTPGYMAPEQTRGDRIDGRADQFSWGVVAFEVFSGSLPWVLRRGGLSVAAVALSEDPKPLGDAVPAHVANVILRTLAKAEGERFPTMRDVVSALGASPDVTGNQPAISRSLGGAGAPDASSREPQTTPPSLRSVAEGELARSATTGKKHAGGSRSWLSGRRSTLLVVALCALMIATVVVGRLRNKTPPKHDAHEAAALPAGTFIIAHPASPKCSPSAVAHYRDGLAALREANWELAAVAFERAAAADPSCPEAQLRRLMSTMWYDPIGRQREHFRLAAELRDALSDRDRVLFDSMLPLVIMDPPDRELAWRIVEVGLERFPRDAELLLTAGTIRLQLPLDEAALEHGLELAKRATDIDPKYADAWQAQGRILARLGRLDDELSALEECLRTSPGAADCMHDRVLILRWRGRCSELAQETRRWIARAPNSGSAYWQLALALAQDGAPDETIEEAVRQQLSHAVEHHSARWLNAMAHLAAFRGDFDKAERLATQLAKETSGDPSLLWHLRPAMMLIDTAEETGHFERASAVAEQFLKRKAVWTIGDPTPELMSYEPSMFGSLLRHGRITAADWLARGNLWEASVAGRLGKLDSWAFLWGPVSETRDFAARGWRQMPPLSERTPSVGFNGFDLRLAGMHHGRVALGAGDYARAIEWLEPAAKSCMSFEQPFANTRSHLWLGDAKERSGDKAGACEAYRVVVQRWGNAKPSSKTAEEARRRARAMGCSIR, encoded by the coding sequence GTGCGTCGTTCGCATGGGACCGCTCCGCTCTTCGCCGATCGCTTTGCGATCGAGGAAGAAGCGGGGGTCGGAGCCCTTGGGATCGTGTACCGCGCGGTCGATCGGGTGACCTCGGGGCAGGTCGCGCTCAAAGTGATCCACCCGCACCGGGCGCCCGAAATCGGGCGCTTCGTGACGGAGATCAGTGTGCTGGCGGGGATCCATCACCCCGCGATCATCCGCTACCTCTCGCACGGGATCAGCATCGACGACGAGCGCTTCCTCGTCATGGAGTGGCTCCCCGGCGAGACGCTCGCCAAGCGGCTCGTCCACGGGCCGCTCTCCTTCGTGCAGGTGCTGACCCTCGCGCACCGCCTGGCCGAAGGGCTGGACGCGCTTCACACCTCGGGGATCGCGCACGGGGATCTCAAGCCGTCGAACGTCTATTTGCCGAGCGCTCCGAGCAGCAGCGGCGCCGCCAGCGGCAGTGGCAGTAGTGGCGGCGGCGAGGGCGACCGCGATCGCATGATGCGAAGGGCCGTCGCCCAGGCGAAGCTGCTCGACTTCGGGCTCCCCGTTCGCGATCACACCGCGCGGGCGCCCGACTTCAAACGCGCCGTGCGGGTGGACTTGTTTGCGCTCGGCTCCGTGATTGTCCACGCGCTCACGGGCAAGCCCTCGCCGGCGCCGGAGACCATGCCGTCGCCTTCCTCCGAGCTGGCTCCCCTCCTCGGCCGGCTTTTGCATCCCAACCCCGAGGAGCGACCGGAGAGCGCCGCCGACGTTCGCGACGAGCTCGAACGGATCCTCGAGGCGCAGCCGGCGGCCCTGCGCGAACCGAGCTGGCGAAGCCGGCGCGCACCGCTCGGCGTAGGGGATGCGCTCGGATTCGAGCACGAGCCGATGGCTTCGATGCCGCCGGTGGTCAAGACGCTGTCCTCGGCCCCGAGCGCGCCGACCACCGGATCGCGCGCGCGCCACGAGGGGCCGCGGGTGAGCGTGGCGCCCAACATGGAAGTCGATCCCAAGAGCGCGGAGGCGGAGGCGCTCGCCGCCACCGAGCGCGCCGTGCTGCCCCCGCACGCCCACGAGAAAGACGGCGCGGCCAGCAGCGCGCCCTCGTCGCGAATCAGCCAAGAGTCGGAGCGGGGGCTGCGCGCGGGCATGACGTTCGCCGGGCGCTACCTGCTCCAAGCGCGGGTCGGCGTGGGCGGCATGGGCGAGCTCTTTCGCGCCTTCGATACGCGGCTGCGGCGCTCGGTGGCGCTCAAGGTGCTGCACCGGGAGCGGGCGCTCCACGCGCCGACCGAGTCGTCTGCCCGCATCTTGCGCGAGGCGCGCGCGGCGGCGGCGCTCAGCCACGCCAACGTGGTGGCCATCCACGACGTGGGCGAGCACGAAGGCGTGCCGTTCATCGCGATGGAGTACGTCGAGGGGCAATCGCTCCGCGCGTTCGTCGGCACCTCGTACCCGCCCTTCGAGACGCGCCTGGGGTGGATGATCGACGTCGCGCGCGCCCTGGCGGCCGCCCACGAGAAGGGGCTCGTGCACCGCGACATCAAGCCGGACAACGTGATGATCCGCGACGACGGCACCGTCAAGGTGCTGGACTTCGGCATCGCGCGCTACCGCGAAGGACCGGCGGACATCGAGCTCCCGCACGCCGGGAGCGACGACGAGACGTCGGACCTGGCCATGACGAACACGCGTGTGGTCGGTACGCCGGGGTATATGGCCCCGGAGCAGACACGCGGCGATCGCATCGACGGACGGGCGGATCAGTTCTCATGGGGCGTGGTCGCCTTCGAGGTGTTCAGCGGCTCGCTCCCGTGGGTGCTGCGGCGCGGTGGGCTGAGCGTGGCCGCGGTGGCGCTCTCGGAGGATCCGAAGCCGCTCGGCGACGCCGTCCCCGCGCATGTCGCGAACGTGATCCTGCGGACCCTCGCCAAGGCCGAGGGCGAACGCTTTCCGACCATGCGCGACGTGGTCTCCGCGCTGGGCGCCTCACCCGATGTGACGGGCAACCAACCTGCGATCTCGCGGAGCCTCGGCGGCGCGGGCGCGCCCGATGCGTCGTCGCGCGAGCCTCAGACCACCCCGCCCTCGTTGCGAAGCGTCGCCGAGGGCGAGCTCGCGCGCTCGGCCACCACCGGAAAGAAGCACGCCGGCGGATCGCGCTCGTGGCTCTCGGGCCGGCGCTCGACCTTGCTGGTGGTCGCCCTCTGCGCGCTGATGATCGCCACCGTGGTCGTGGGCCGGCTTCGCAACAAGACACCGCCCAAGCACGACGCGCACGAAGCCGCCGCCTTGCCGGCGGGCACCTTCATCATCGCGCACCCGGCCTCGCCCAAGTGCAGCCCCTCGGCGGTGGCGCACTACCGCGATGGTCTGGCCGCCTTGCGCGAGGCCAACTGGGAGCTGGCGGCGGTCGCCTTCGAGCGCGCGGCGGCGGCGGATCCCTCGTGCCCGGAGGCGCAGCTGCGGCGGCTCATGAGCACCATGTGGTACGACCCCATCGGCCGGCAGCGCGAGCACTTTCGCCTGGCCGCCGAGCTGCGCGACGCCTTGAGCGATCGCGATCGGGTGCTCTTCGATTCGATGCTGCCGCTCGTGATCATGGACCCGCCCGATCGCGAGCTCGCGTGGCGCATCGTCGAGGTGGGGCTCGAGCGCTTCCCGCGCGACGCCGAGCTTTTGCTCACCGCCGGCACCATCCGCCTGCAGCTGCCCTTGGACGAGGCGGCGCTGGAGCACGGGCTCGAGCTGGCCAAGCGGGCGACGGACATCGACCCCAAGTACGCCGACGCCTGGCAGGCGCAAGGCCGCATCTTGGCGCGCTTGGGGAGGCTCGACGACGAGCTCTCGGCGCTGGAGGAGTGCCTTCGCACCTCGCCTGGCGCGGCCGATTGCATGCACGACCGCGTCTTGATCCTGCGCTGGCGCGGGCGCTGCTCGGAGCTCGCGCAAGAGACGCGGCGCTGGATCGCGCGCGCGCCCAACAGCGGCTCGGCGTACTGGCAATTGGCGCTGGCGCTCGCGCAAGACGGCGCGCCGGACGAGACCATCGAGGAGGCGGTCCGCCAGCAATTGAGCCACGCCGTCGAGCATCACTCCGCGCGATGGCTCAACGCCATGGCGCACCTGGCGGCCTTCCGCGGCGATTTCGACAAGGCCGAGCGCCTCGCCACCCAGCTCGCCAAGGAGACGTCCGGCGATCCCTCGCTCCTCTGGCACCTGCGCCCGGCGATGATGCTCATCGACACCGCGGAGGAGACGGGGCACTTCGAGCGCGCCAGCGCCGTCGCCGAGCAGTTCCTCAAGCGCAAGGCGGTGTGGACCATCGGCGATCCGACACCGGAGCTCATGTCGTACGAGCCTTCCATGTTCGGCTCTTTGCTCCGCCATGGCCGCATCACGGCCGCCGATTGGCTGGCGCGCGGGAACCTGTGGGAGGCCAGCGTGGCGGGCCGGCTGGGGAAGCTCGATTCGTGGGCCTTTCTCTGGGGTCCCGTGAGCGAGACGCGCGACTTTGCCGCCCGAGGCTGGCGCCAGATGCCTCCGCTTTCGGAGCGCACGCCCAGCGTGGGGTTCAATGGCTTCGATCTGCGCCTCGCGGGCATGCACCACGGGCGGGTGGCGCTCGGCGCCGGCGACTATGCGCGGGCCATCGAGTGGCTCGAGCCGGCGGCCAAGAGTTGTATGAGCTTCGAGCAGCCCTTCGCCAACACCCGCTCGCACCTCTGGCTGGGGGACGCCAAAGAGCGCTCCGGCGACAAGGCAGGCGCGTGCGAAGCGTACCGCGTGGTCGTGCAGCGGTGGGGCAACGCCAAGCCGAGCTCCAAGACCGCCGAAGAGGCGCGGCGCCGCGCCCGCGCCATGGGGTGCTCGATTCGGTAG